From a single Pseudomonas cremoricolorata genomic region:
- a CDS encoding DUF2025 family protein: MSITSADICHAADQLNGLVGFHRKRGTFIVRFSEDAFGLDVSQDSLQPCSEFVWRAVDNDRQVLCRQRLGLLLEQHVDDRLNIGEPLRLYLKRVDLPEIVAERTPVIPARPGAAR; this comes from the coding sequence ATGTCCATCACATCTGCCGACATTTGCCACGCTGCCGATCAGCTCAACGGGCTGGTCGGCTTTCATAGGAAAAGAGGCACGTTCATCGTCAGGTTTTCCGAGGACGCCTTTGGCCTGGATGTCTCGCAAGACTCGCTGCAGCCGTGCAGCGAATTCGTCTGGCGCGCGGTAGACAACGATCGCCAGGTGCTATGCCGGCAGCGGCTGGGGCTGTTGCTGGAACAGCATGTCGATGATCGGCTCAATATTGGCGAGCCGCTCAGGCTCTACCTCAAACGTGTCGATTTGCCGGAAATCGTCGCCGAGCGCACACCGGTCATTCCGGCCAGGCCAGGCGCAGCCCGGTAA
- a CDS encoding formate/nitrite transporter family protein, with the protein MNDEHSTKTPGLSADEEQEIDESQPPRAAVLHEIIRAQGDQELERTLAALWWSALAAGLTMGLSLMAMGLLYSRLPDGETAQVIASFGYSAGFLAVILARQQLFTENTLTAVLPIMTTPTLANLGRLLRLWGVVLLGNLAGTLLVAWVMLELPIFDTKTDLAFLDVGRKVMENDIGQMFAKGIISGWMIATMVWMIPSMEHAKIGIIVLITYLMALGDFTHIVVGSVEVSYLVWAGEETWSTFWLHFALPTLAGNIIGGSFIFAIISHAQVRSDSGKAPSKLLDEAHPSTRKKH; encoded by the coding sequence ATGAACGACGAACATAGTACCAAGACCCCCGGGCTATCAGCCGATGAGGAGCAGGAAATCGACGAAAGCCAGCCGCCCCGCGCAGCGGTGCTGCATGAAATCATCCGGGCGCAGGGCGACCAGGAGCTTGAGCGCACCCTCGCTGCATTATGGTGGTCGGCACTGGCAGCCGGACTGACCATGGGGCTTTCGCTGATGGCCATGGGCTTGCTCTATTCACGCCTGCCCGACGGCGAGACTGCACAGGTGATCGCAAGCTTCGGTTACAGCGCAGGTTTTCTGGCCGTGATTCTGGCCCGTCAGCAATTGTTCACGGAAAACACCCTCACCGCCGTCCTGCCGATAATGACCACGCCGACCCTGGCCAATCTCGGCCGCCTGCTGCGCCTCTGGGGCGTGGTGTTGCTCGGCAACCTGGCAGGTACGCTGCTGGTGGCGTGGGTCATGCTCGAACTGCCGATCTTCGATACCAAGACCGACCTTGCCTTCCTTGATGTAGGCCGCAAGGTCATGGAAAACGACATCGGCCAGATGTTCGCTAAGGGCATCATCTCGGGCTGGATGATCGCGACCATGGTGTGGATGATCCCGTCCATGGAGCACGCCAAGATCGGCATCATCGTGCTTATCACCTACCTGATGGCCCTGGGCGACTTCACCCATATCGTGGTGGGCTCTGTCGAAGTGTCCTACCTGGTATGGGCCGGCGAAGAAACCTGGAGCACCTTCTGGCTGCACTTCGCTCTGCCCACCCTGGCCGGCAACATCATCGGCGGCAGCTTCATCTTCGCCATTATCAGCCATGCTCAGGTGCGTAGCGACAGTGGCAAGGCGCCTTCGAAGCTGCTCGACGAAGCACACCCCTCTACTAGAAAGAAGCACTGA
- a CDS encoding M949_RS01915 family surface polysaccharide biosynthesis protein translates to MPAKYRCLNVCLVMAGTMLLAACEQKRFEIFPPIPPEQLEVLGVQAPIKSVHFRDQQGEGLLVLSRVDGQATDAETEQEVDRVVLKATLYDRKGDAAFTARWNIEQETSCAGLDLDVDFYTDVSGVSDLNGNGIAEVTVASHAYCGGGIEPQDIAIELREGESVYSLTGQSLISPAGEQPFGGEREESASFNQADKVLRDHLDEVWKQVYKRPWSEVSEPADDDDPDAAE, encoded by the coding sequence ATGCCCGCCAAGTACCGTTGCTTGAATGTCTGTCTGGTGATGGCCGGCACGATGCTGCTGGCAGCCTGTGAGCAAAAGCGCTTCGAAATCTTTCCACCGATTCCGCCTGAGCAGCTCGAGGTGCTCGGCGTCCAGGCACCTATAAAAAGTGTGCATTTCCGCGACCAGCAGGGCGAAGGCCTGTTGGTGCTGAGTCGGGTGGACGGCCAGGCCACCGACGCCGAAACCGAGCAGGAGGTCGACCGCGTGGTGCTCAAGGCCACGTTGTACGATCGCAAGGGGGATGCGGCGTTCACTGCGCGCTGGAACATCGAGCAGGAAACCAGCTGCGCAGGCCTGGATCTGGACGTCGACTTCTATACCGATGTCAGTGGTGTCAGCGATCTGAACGGCAACGGCATCGCCGAAGTCACCGTGGCCAGTCATGCGTATTGCGGCGGTGGTATCGAGCCGCAGGACATTGCCATCGAACTGCGTGAGGGTGAGTCGGTCTATTCACTGACCGGCCAATCGCTGATCAGTCCCGCTGGCGAGCAGCCCTTCGGCGGCGAGCGCGAGGAAAGTGCCTCGTTCAACCAGGCCGACAAGGTCTTGCGCGACCACCTCGATGAGGTCTGGAAGCAGGTCTACAAGCGACCTTGGAGTGAAGTCAGCGAGCCGGCGGACGACGATGATCCGGATGCTGCCGAGTAG
- the rapA gene encoding RNA polymerase-associated protein RapA, with translation MAQQYQPGQRWISDSEAELGLGTILAQDGRLLTVLYPATGETRQYAVRNAPLTRVRFAPGDQITHFDGWKLTVREVDDVDGLMVYHGLDAQNQPRTLPETQLSNFIQFRLASDRLFAGQIDPLAWFSLRYNTLQHTSKQMQSSLWGLGGVRAQPIAHQLHIAREVADRVAPRVLLADEVGLGKTIEAGLIIHRQLLSGRASRVLILVPENLQHQWLVEMRRRFNLEVALFDAERFIESDASNPFDDAQLALVALEWLVEDEKAQDALFAAGWDLLVVDEAHHLVWHEEKASQEYALVEQLAQVIDGVLLLTATPEQLGQDSHFARLRLLDPNRFHDLAAFRAESEHYRPVAEAVQELLDHGRLSNNAHATIQGFLGAEGEALLSAVSDGDTDACARLIRELLDRHGTGRVLFRNTRAAIQGFPERKLHAYPLPNPQQYAELLQGEHAELYPEVAFQTDADSTEDDRWWRFDPRVDWLIDTLKMLKRTKVLVICAHAETAMDLEDALRVRSGIPATVFHEGMNILERDRAAAYFADEEFGAQVLICSEIGSEGRNFQFAHHLVMFDLPAHPDLLEQRIGRLDRIGQKHTIELHVPYLQDSPQERLYQWYHQGLNAFLATCPTGNAMQHQFGPRLLPLLEGGDSSDWDALVSDARQERERLEAELHTGRDRLLELNSGGSGEGEALVEAILEQDDQFALPIYMETLFDAFGIDSEDHSENALILKPSEKMLDASFPLGDDEGVTITYDRAQALSREDMQFITWEHPMVQGGMDLVLSGSMGNTAVALIKNKALKPGTVLLELLYVSEVVAPRHLQLGRYLPPAALRCLLDANGNDLASRVSFETLNDQLESVPRASANKFVQAQRDALAKRISAGEEKIMPTHVERVAQAQRRLAAEADEELARMTALKAVNPSVRDSELDALRKLREEGVVMLEKAALRLEAIRILVAG, from the coding sequence ATGGCGCAGCAGTATCAACCGGGGCAACGCTGGATCAGCGACAGCGAAGCCGAGCTTGGCCTTGGCACCATCCTGGCACAGGACGGCCGCCTGCTTACCGTGTTGTATCCGGCCACCGGCGAGACTCGCCAGTATGCCGTACGCAATGCGCCGCTGACCCGGGTGCGCTTCGCGCCAGGTGACCAGATCACCCATTTCGATGGCTGGAAACTGACCGTGCGCGAAGTCGACGACGTCGATGGGCTGATGGTCTATCACGGCCTGGACGCGCAGAATCAACCGCGCACCTTGCCGGAAACCCAGCTGTCCAACTTCATCCAGTTCCGTCTGGCCAGCGACCGCCTGTTCGCCGGGCAGATCGACCCACTGGCCTGGTTCTCGCTGCGCTACAACACCTTGCAGCACACCAGCAAGCAGATGCAGTCGTCGCTCTGGGGCCTGGGTGGCGTACGCGCGCAACCCATCGCCCACCAGTTGCACATCGCCCGTGAAGTGGCCGACCGCGTCGCTCCGCGGGTACTGCTGGCCGACGAAGTGGGCCTGGGCAAGACCATCGAAGCCGGCCTGATCATTCACCGTCAGTTGCTTTCCGGTCGCGCCAGCCGCGTGCTGATTCTGGTGCCGGAAAACCTCCAGCACCAGTGGCTGGTGGAAATGCGCCGCCGCTTCAACCTTGAAGTGGCCCTGTTCGACGCCGAGCGCTTCATCGAGAGCGACGCCAGCAACCCGTTCGACGATGCGCAACTGGCACTGGTCGCCCTCGAATGGCTGGTGGAAGACGAGAAAGCCCAGGACGCACTGTTCGCCGCAGGCTGGGACCTGCTGGTGGTCGACGAAGCGCACCACCTGGTCTGGCATGAAGAAAAGGCCAGCCAGGAATATGCGCTGGTCGAACAGCTCGCCCAAGTCATCGACGGTGTGCTGCTGCTGACTGCAACGCCCGAACAACTTGGCCAGGACAGCCACTTCGCCCGCCTGCGCCTGCTCGACCCGAACCGTTTCCATGACCTGGCCGCGTTCCGCGCCGAGAGCGAGCACTATCGCCCGGTCGCAGAGGCGGTGCAGGAGCTGCTCGACCACGGTCGCCTGTCGAACAACGCCCACGCCACCATCCAGGGTTTCCTGGGCGCCGAAGGCGAAGCGCTGCTGAGCGCGGTCAGCGATGGTGACACCGACGCCTGTGCGCGCCTGATCCGCGAGCTGCTCGACCGCCATGGCACGGGCCGCGTGCTGTTTCGCAACACTCGCGCGGCGATCCAGGGCTTCCCCGAGCGCAAGCTGCACGCCTACCCGTTGCCCAACCCGCAGCAATACGCCGAGTTGCTGCAGGGCGAGCATGCCGAACTGTACCCGGAAGTGGCCTTCCAGACCGATGCAGACAGTACAGAGGACGATCGCTGGTGGCGCTTCGATCCACGGGTCGACTGGCTGATCGACACCTTGAAGATGCTCAAGCGCACCAAGGTACTGGTGATCTGCGCCCACGCCGAGACGGCCATGGACCTGGAAGACGCGCTGCGCGTGCGCTCAGGCATCCCGGCCACCGTGTTCCACGAAGGCATGAACATCCTCGAACGTGACCGCGCCGCCGCCTATTTCGCCGACGAGGAATTTGGCGCACAAGTGCTGATCTGCTCGGAAATCGGCAGTGAGGGTCGCAACTTCCAGTTCGCCCACCATCTGGTGATGTTCGACCTGCCGGCCCACCCCGATCTGCTCGAGCAGCGCATCGGCCGACTCGACCGGATCGGTCAGAAGCACACCATCGAACTGCATGTGCCGTACTTGCAGGACAGCCCACAAGAGCGTCTCTATCAGTGGTACCACCAGGGGCTGAACGCGTTTCTCGCCACGTGCCCAACCGGTAACGCCATGCAGCATCAGTTCGGCCCACGCCTGCTGCCGCTGCTCGAAGGCGGCGACAGCAGCGACTGGGATGCACTGGTCAGCGATGCCCGCCAGGAGCGCGAACGGCTCGAGGCCGAGTTGCACACCGGTCGCGATCGCCTGCTCGAACTCAACTCCGGTGGTTCAGGAGAGGGCGAAGCGCTGGTCGAGGCCATTCTCGAGCAAGACGATCAGTTCGCCCTGCCTATCTATATGGAAACCCTGTTCGACGCCTTTGGCATCGACAGTGAAGATCATTCGGAAAACGCGCTGATTCTCAAGCCGAGCGAGAAGATGCTCGATGCGAGCTTCCCGCTGGGGGACGACGAAGGCGTCACCATCACCTACGACCGTGCGCAGGCGCTGTCGCGGGAAGACATGCAGTTCATCACCTGGGAACACCCCATGGTGCAGGGCGGCATGGACCTGGTGCTGTCCGGTTCGATGGGCAACACCGCGGTGGCGCTGATCAAGAACAAGGCACTCAAGCCTGGCACCGTGCTGCTGGAATTGCTCTATGTCAGCGAAGTGGTCGCACCACGCCACCTGCAACTGGGTCGCTACCTGCCACCGGCTGCATTGCGCTGCCTGCTCGATGCCAATGGCAACGACCTGGCGTCGCGCGTGAGTTTCGAAACCCTCAACGATCAGCTCGAAAGCGTACCGCGCGCCAGTGCCAACAAGTTCGTCCAGGCTCAACGCGACGCGCTGGCCAAACGCATCAGCGCAGGGGAAGAGAAGATCATGCCGACCCACGTCGAACGTGTCGCCCAGGCACAACGTCGCCTGGCGGCCGAGGCCGATGAGGAGCTGGCGCGCATGACCGCACTCAAGGCAGTCAACCCCAGCGTGCGCGACAGCGAACTCGACGCGTTGCGCAAACTGCGCGAAGAAGGCGTGGTCATGCTGGAAAAGGCCGCGTTGCGCCTGGAGGCGATCCGCATTCTGGTCGCCGGCTGA
- a CDS encoding DUF2288 domain-containing protein yields MTDHTSTLYAKLIGETAIIEWKALERFWAKGDLIWVAPGLDLIEVASAFAQNQSETVAKWRSDGTVVPVPVDIATSLQARDPEIWAVVVSPFILIQEKTSQMH; encoded by the coding sequence ATGACCGATCACACAAGCACCCTCTATGCCAAATTGATTGGCGAAACCGCAATCATCGAGTGGAAAGCCCTGGAACGCTTCTGGGCCAAAGGTGACCTGATTTGGGTCGCGCCTGGGCTGGATCTGATCGAAGTGGCCAGCGCTTTTGCGCAAAACCAGAGCGAAACCGTCGCCAAATGGCGCTCTGATGGCACGGTCGTGCCGGTTCCGGTCGACATCGCCACCAGCCTGCAAGCCCGCGATCCAGAGATCTGGGCGGTGGTCGTCTCGCCATTTATTTTGATACAAGAAAAGACGTCACAAATGCACTGA
- a CDS encoding diguanylate cyclase — MDIRSGKGVSFVRRIYLPRIFGKAMSLLAVAAAVWPLDASIWLWALMLFNGLAWPHVAFLWASRSASPYAAERRNLLIDSLMAGFWAAAMQFNPLPCLTILSMVTMNNVGSGGRSLMLHGALAQLSGAGIGILVLGANLQLHATDLQVYASLPMLTLYPMALGWVLFKLATTLAEHKRQLGDLSRTDSLTGLFNHGYWKDRLRLKFLICQQRSSTAVIALIDIDHFKAINDTYGHVVGDRMLRQLSDELKRCLREGDLAGRYGGDEFCVIFPRTSEEQACLAMERLRERIAGYRSAQLPDLRVSLSIGLCAYRAQFEDAEQWLDEADRALYHAKHEGRDRVDVAPAASFTGLRLAWPE; from the coding sequence ATGGATATCCGCAGCGGTAAAGGAGTTTCATTCGTACGGCGCATCTACCTGCCGCGGATCTTCGGCAAGGCCATGTCGTTACTGGCGGTGGCTGCCGCAGTGTGGCCTTTGGATGCATCCATCTGGCTATGGGCGCTGATGCTGTTCAATGGTCTGGCATGGCCGCACGTCGCCTTCCTCTGGGCCAGCCGTTCGGCTTCACCCTATGCCGCCGAACGGCGCAACCTGCTGATTGATTCACTGATGGCCGGATTCTGGGCTGCCGCGATGCAGTTCAACCCGCTGCCCTGTCTGACCATTCTTTCCATGGTGACGATGAACAACGTCGGCTCGGGAGGGCGTTCACTGATGCTCCACGGCGCGTTGGCACAGTTGAGCGGCGCGGGCATCGGCATTCTCGTGCTTGGGGCAAACCTGCAGTTGCACGCCACCGACCTGCAAGTCTACGCCAGCCTGCCGATGCTGACGCTTTACCCTATGGCGCTGGGCTGGGTGCTGTTCAAGCTGGCGACCACCTTGGCCGAACATAAACGTCAGTTGGGCGACCTCAGCCGTACCGACAGCCTGACCGGCCTGTTCAACCACGGCTACTGGAAAGATCGTCTGCGCCTGAAGTTTCTCATTTGCCAGCAGCGCAGCAGCACCGCAGTGATCGCTCTGATTGACATCGACCACTTCAAGGCCATCAACGATACCTACGGTCATGTGGTCGGCGATCGCATGCTGCGCCAGCTCAGCGACGAGCTCAAGCGCTGCCTGCGCGAGGGTGATCTGGCCGGACGCTATGGCGGCGACGAGTTCTGTGTGATCTTCCCAAGAACCAGCGAAGAGCAAGCGTGCCTGGCCATGGAGCGCCTGCGCGAGCGGATTGCCGGTTATCGCAGTGCGCAGTTGCCTGACCTTCGCGTGAGCCTGAGCATCGGGCTATGTGCCTATCGCGCGCAATTCGAAGACGCCGAGCAGTGGCTGGATGAAGCTGACCGAGCGCTGTATCACGCCAAGCACGAAGGCCGCGATCGAGTCGACGTCGCGCCAGCGGCTTCATTTACCGGGCTGCGCCTGGCCTGGCCGGAATGA
- a CDS encoding NAD(P)-dependent oxidoreductase — translation MKPELPALGFAGIGLMGLPMCRRLLAAGYPLTIWNRSAEKCRELVELGARSVATPAELCRHSDIVLSCLADSAAVREVMLGEQGVAEAGKAHQLLIDLSSVEPSATREMAAELAALCGMGWIDAPVSGGVAGAEAGSLAIMVGGQAAHLERVRGILLTLGQRVTHMGGVGAGQVTKACNQMIVACNALVIAEAVALAERSGVDAGLLAQALAGGFADSKPLQILAGQMAESRFEPVKWHVRTLLKDLDNAVQLSREQGSATPVSALAAQLMRLHGSQGHLEHDPATLVQLYRERS, via the coding sequence ATGAAACCTGAACTGCCAGCGCTGGGTTTTGCCGGTATCGGTCTGATGGGTCTGCCCATGTGCAGGCGCCTGCTCGCCGCTGGCTATCCTCTGACCATCTGGAACCGCAGCGCCGAGAAATGCCGCGAGCTGGTCGAGCTCGGCGCCCGTAGCGTGGCGACGCCTGCCGAGCTGTGCAGGCACAGCGATATCGTCTTGTCATGCCTGGCTGATAGCGCAGCGGTGCGCGAAGTGATGCTCGGTGAGCAGGGGGTCGCCGAGGCGGGTAAGGCCCACCAGCTGCTGATCGACTTGTCGAGCGTAGAGCCTTCGGCCACGCGGGAAATGGCCGCGGAGCTGGCGGCCTTGTGCGGCATGGGCTGGATCGACGCACCGGTTTCCGGCGGCGTTGCCGGCGCCGAAGCAGGCAGTCTGGCGATCATGGTTGGCGGTCAGGCCGCGCATCTGGAGCGGGTGCGCGGCATCCTGCTGACCCTCGGCCAACGGGTAACGCACATGGGTGGGGTGGGGGCAGGGCAGGTGACCAAGGCCTGCAACCAGATGATCGTCGCCTGCAATGCGTTGGTGATCGCCGAGGCCGTGGCATTGGCAGAACGTTCAGGCGTCGACGCCGGTTTGCTCGCCCAGGCGCTGGCCGGTGGTTTTGCCGATTCCAAACCCTTGCAGATTCTGGCTGGACAAATGGCCGAAAGCCGTTTCGAGCCGGTCAAGTGGCACGTTCGCACCTTGCTCAAGGATCTGGACAACGCCGTGCAACTGTCCCGCGAGCAGGGTTCGGCAACGCCGGTCAGCGCCCTGGCGGCGCAGTTGATGCGTCTGCATGGCAGCCAGGGCCATCTGGAGCATGACCCCGCCACCTTGGTGCAACTGTACCGCGAACGATCCTGA
- the ccoM gene encoding cytochrome c oxidase subunit CcoM, protein MFFDNVVIAGVVTVGLMVTFFVGLGIFIWKDSSKRKPR, encoded by the coding sequence ATGTTCTTCGACAACGTAGTTATCGCAGGCGTGGTAACGGTCGGGTTGATGGTCACGTTCTTTGTCGGTCTGGGCATTTTCATCTGGAAGGATTCCAGCAAGCGCAAGCCGCGCTGA
- a CDS encoding UPF0149 family protein: MLPPLSDKELLRLEDLLITYGNDYSVLNLAELNGFFTALASSPVRVIPEHWLPAVAGGKVPKFKKPAHEEAYTALMLRYADQVAQALADDLDNYQPLFEHSEDEHGSIVVLEEWCFGYMRGTQIAEWHELPAAQNEQLKAISLHGLEDNFELLDTLSREQLQACVPQVLDAVRGLYRFQRQQTLS; encoded by the coding sequence ATGCTCCCTCCTCTAAGCGACAAAGAACTGCTTCGCCTCGAAGACCTGCTCATCACCTACGGCAATGACTACTCGGTGCTCAACCTGGCCGAGCTCAACGGCTTTTTCACGGCGTTGGCCAGTTCGCCGGTGCGGGTCATACCCGAACACTGGTTGCCTGCGGTCGCCGGCGGCAAAGTGCCCAAGTTCAAGAAACCGGCCCATGAAGAGGCCTACACCGCCCTGATGTTGCGCTATGCCGATCAGGTGGCGCAGGCGCTGGCCGATGACCTGGACAACTACCAGCCGCTGTTCGAACACAGTGAAGATGAACACGGCAGCATCGTGGTATTGGAAGAGTGGTGCTTCGGTTACATGCGCGGTACCCAGATCGCCGAATGGCATGAGTTGCCCGCCGCGCAGAACGAACAACTCAAGGCCATTTCCCTGCATGGCCTGGAAGACAACTTCGAGCTACTCGATACCCTGAGCCGCGAGCAATTGCAGGCGTGCGTGCCGCAGGTGTTGGACGCGGTGCGTGGGCTGTATCGCTTTCAACGGCAGCAAACGCTGAGTTGA
- a CDS encoding acetolactate synthase large subunit, which yields MAKAADVVVQCLENEGVEYVFGIPGEENLDLLESLRKSKIKLVLTRHEQSAGFMAATYGRLTGKTGVSLSTLGPGATNLVTASAYAYLGGMPMMMITGQKPIKKSKQGRFQIIDVCGMMDPITKYTHQFASADNIPARMREAFRLAEEEKPGAVHLELPEDIAAEQTDSMPIPPSLHRRPLAEHKAIEAAVEKLQNARSPILVIGAGANRKMTAKVLKQLIDKTGIPFITTQMGKGVVDERHPRFLGNAALSSGDFVHRAVEAADLIVNIGHDVIEKPPFFMVRGGTEVIHINFRSAEVDAVYFPQIEVIGDIANAVWQIGEALTDTTHWDFTRLMAIREANEAQIVEGADDNRFPVYPQRLVADIRRALPSEGIVALDNGIYKIWFARNYKAHKPNTVLLDNALATMGAGLPSAMAAHLVHPDRPVISVCGDGGFMMNSQELETAVRLGMHLTVVILRDDGYGMIRWKQANMGFTDFGLDYGNPDFVKYAEAYGANGHRVESAEGFLPLLQHCINTPGVHVIDCPVDYSENDRILNSELRERALSV from the coding sequence ATGGCCAAGGCCGCCGATGTCGTTGTGCAATGCCTGGAAAACGAAGGTGTCGAGTATGTATTTGGTATTCCTGGCGAGGAAAACCTCGACCTGCTGGAATCCCTGCGTAAGTCGAAGATCAAGTTGGTGCTGACCCGTCACGAGCAGTCTGCCGGCTTCATGGCCGCCACCTACGGGCGCCTGACCGGCAAGACCGGTGTCAGCCTTTCGACGCTCGGTCCTGGCGCGACCAACCTGGTAACCGCCAGCGCCTACGCCTACCTCGGCGGCATGCCGATGATGATGATCACTGGCCAGAAGCCGATCAAGAAGTCCAAGCAGGGCCGTTTCCAGATCATCGACGTGTGCGGCATGATGGACCCCATCACCAAGTACACCCACCAGTTCGCCTCGGCCGACAACATTCCGGCCCGTATGCGCGAAGCGTTCCGCCTGGCTGAAGAAGAGAAGCCCGGTGCCGTGCACCTGGAACTGCCTGAAGACATCGCCGCCGAACAAACCGACTCGATGCCGATTCCGCCAAGCCTGCACCGCCGCCCCCTGGCAGAGCACAAGGCTATCGAAGCGGCCGTCGAAAAACTGCAGAACGCCCGCAGCCCGATCTTGGTGATTGGCGCCGGCGCCAACCGCAAGATGACGGCCAAGGTGCTCAAGCAGCTGATCGACAAGACCGGCATCCCGTTCATCACCACGCAGATGGGCAAAGGCGTGGTCGACGAGCGTCATCCGCGCTTCCTGGGAAATGCTGCGCTGTCGTCCGGCGACTTCGTGCACCGCGCGGTGGAAGCGGCCGACCTGATCGTCAACATCGGCCACGACGTGATCGAGAAGCCGCCGTTCTTCATGGTCCGTGGCGGCACCGAAGTCATTCACATCAACTTCCGTTCCGCTGAAGTCGATGCAGTGTACTTCCCGCAGATCGAAGTGATCGGCGACATCGCCAATGCCGTGTGGCAGATCGGCGAAGCCTTGACCGACACCACTCACTGGGACTTCACCCGCCTGATGGCCATTCGTGAAGCCAACGAAGCGCAGATCGTCGAAGGCGCCGATGACAATCGCTTCCCGGTCTACCCGCAGCGTCTGGTCGCCGACATTCGTCGTGCGTTGCCGTCTGAAGGCATCGTCGCGCTCGACAACGGCATCTACAAGATCTGGTTCGCCCGTAACTACAAGGCCCACAAGCCCAATACCGTGCTGCTGGACAACGCCCTGGCGACCATGGGCGCTGGCCTGCCGTCGGCCATGGCAGCGCACCTGGTGCACCCAGATCGCCCGGTCATTTCGGTGTGCGGTGACGGCGGGTTCATGATGAACAGTCAGGAACTGGAAACCGCCGTGCGCTTAGGCATGCACCTGACCGTGGTGATTCTGCGTGATGATGGCTACGGCATGATCCGCTGGAAACAGGCCAACATGGGCTTCACCGATTTCGGCCTCGATTACGGCAACCCGGACTTCGTCAAATACGCCGAAGCCTACGGCGCCAATGGCCATCGCGTGGAAAGCGCCGAAGGCTTCCTGCCGTTGCTGCAGCATTGTATCAATACACCAGGCGTTCACGTCATCGACTGCCCGGTCGATTACAGCGAGAACGACCGCATCCTCAACAGCGAGCTGCGTGAACGCGCGCTGAGCGTTTAA